The proteins below are encoded in one region of Gambusia affinis linkage group LG07, SWU_Gaff_1.0, whole genome shotgun sequence:
- the apcdd1l gene encoding protein APCDD1-like isoform X1, which produces MSSGRLSHLLRGVLLLLPAAAVIVAGTRSKLWEVPAGHFTSSSNQTENLPLERCQTQRTEYEVKITADIPPKLDGTWVSTRCEVRPGPEFLTRSYTFHSNRHFQALQHYYTESSCEDPAYSLMIRGKIRLLQASWITRGATEAQHHLSRVGIVVHSVAAKQRLASRLPPTCVSPNLNEAVPGKLFELYNTRAGRACLTAMGFSVAEMGLVRVETQHHSRGGKVQELFLGDIHTDWAQRIQHRPTGYQQPLQNAMHHIHPCPVCALVYRSSEQRPPVLPRGPAVPLSLAGHWVSLRCETRPNVLFLTRDFTFNPSQHAWEGIYHHYLDSACSQPTFTLRAWGHYAQGNPSSKLSGASEFVFKVTQVRVTAMDESTAKLLNSTRPGKCGRAGDWRVGVEQDLSPTNGCPMLGIKLPHKEYELFKMELDHRKRPLLFTGERPTDGSSPDRPLSRPTSFQAPMVLCNGGETHSSFSTVNSRQLQLASGTAGLENLVLLVFGSALCSWLVVY; this is translated from the exons ATGTCAAGCGGACGTCTCAGTCACCTGCTGAGGGGAGTCCTGCTGCTCCTGCCAG cagcagctgtaatTGTAGCTGGAACAAGGAGTAAACTTTGGGAGGTACCCGCTGGTCACTTCACATCCTCTTCCAATCAAACCGAGAACCTCCCATTGGAACGCTGTCAAACCCAGAGGACGGAGTATGAAGTTAAAATCACAGCAGATATCCCTCCCAAACTGGACGGGACGTGGGTGTCAACAAG ATGTGAAGTTCGGCCCGGTCCAGAGTTCCTCACCCGCTCCTACACCTTTCACTCCAACCGTCACTTCCAGGCACTGCAGCACTACTACACTGAGAGCAGCTGTGAAGACCCGGCCTACTCCCTGATGATCAGAGGCAAGATCCGTCTGCTCCAGGCCTCCTGGATCACCCGTGGGGCCACCGAGGCGCAGCACCACCTCAGCAGAGTGGGGATTGTGGTTCACAGCGTGGCGGCCAAGCAGAGGCTGGCCTCCAGGCTGCCTCCAACCTGCGTGAGCCCGAACCTCAATGAAGCGGTGCCGGGAAAGCTGTTTGAGCTGTACAACACCCGCGCAGGCAGGGCGTGTCTGACAGCCATGGGCTTCTCTGTGGCGGAGATGGGTCTGGTACGAGTGGAAACGCAGCATCACAGCCGTGGAGGGAAGGTTCAGGAGCTGTTTTTAGGGGATATTCACACAGACTGGGCCCAAAGAATCCAACACAGACCCACAGGGTACCAGCAGCCTCTGCAGAACGCCATG CATCACATCCATCCCTGCCCTGTGTGTGCCCTGGTGTACCGATCCTCAGAGCAGCGCCCCCCTGTGTTGCCCCGGGGTCCTGCAGTTCCTCTGTCTCTGGCAGGCCACTGGGTCAGCCTGCGCTGTGAAACCCGACCCAACGTCCTTTTCCTCACCAGAGACTTCACCTTTAACCCAAGTCAGCACGCCTGGGAAGGCATCTACCATCACTACTTGGACTCCGCCTGCTCACAGCCCACGTTCACCCTGAGAGCCTGGGGGCACTACGCTCAGGGAAACCCCTCATCCAAACTTTCAGGAGCCTCTGAGTTTGTCTTCAAGGTAACGCAGGTGAGAGTCACGGCCATGGACGAGTCCACTGCCAAGCTGCTGAACAGCACAAGACCGGGAAAGTGTGGACGAGCGGGAGACTGGAGGGTCGGTGTGGAGCAGGACTTGAGCCCCACAAACGGATGTCCGATGCTGGGCATCAAGCTGCCGCATAAGGAGTATGAGCTCTTCAAGATGGAGCTGGACCACAGGAAACGCCCGCTGTTATTCACAGGAGAGAGACCGACTGACGGGTCCAGTCCAGATCGACCATTAAGTCGGCCCACCTCCTTTCAGGCTCCCATGGTACTTTGCAACGGGGGGGAGACACACTCCTCTTTCTCAACCGTTAATAGCAGGCAATTACAGTTAGCCAGTGGGACAGCAGGTCTGGAGAACCTGGTGTTACTGGTGTTTGGATCAGCACTGTGCAGCTGGCTTGTTGTTTACTAG
- the apcdd1l gene encoding protein APCDD1-like isoform X2, producing the protein MSSGRLSHLLRGVLLLLPAAVIVAGTRSKLWEVPAGHFTSSSNQTENLPLERCQTQRTEYEVKITADIPPKLDGTWVSTRCEVRPGPEFLTRSYTFHSNRHFQALQHYYTESSCEDPAYSLMIRGKIRLLQASWITRGATEAQHHLSRVGIVVHSVAAKQRLASRLPPTCVSPNLNEAVPGKLFELYNTRAGRACLTAMGFSVAEMGLVRVETQHHSRGGKVQELFLGDIHTDWAQRIQHRPTGYQQPLQNAMHHIHPCPVCALVYRSSEQRPPVLPRGPAVPLSLAGHWVSLRCETRPNVLFLTRDFTFNPSQHAWEGIYHHYLDSACSQPTFTLRAWGHYAQGNPSSKLSGASEFVFKVTQVRVTAMDESTAKLLNSTRPGKCGRAGDWRVGVEQDLSPTNGCPMLGIKLPHKEYELFKMELDHRKRPLLFTGERPTDGSSPDRPLSRPTSFQAPMVLCNGGETHSSFSTVNSRQLQLASGTAGLENLVLLVFGSALCSWLVVY; encoded by the exons ATGTCAAGCGGACGTCTCAGTCACCTGCTGAGGGGAGTCCTGCTGCTCCTGCCAG cagctgtaatTGTAGCTGGAACAAGGAGTAAACTTTGGGAGGTACCCGCTGGTCACTTCACATCCTCTTCCAATCAAACCGAGAACCTCCCATTGGAACGCTGTCAAACCCAGAGGACGGAGTATGAAGTTAAAATCACAGCAGATATCCCTCCCAAACTGGACGGGACGTGGGTGTCAACAAG ATGTGAAGTTCGGCCCGGTCCAGAGTTCCTCACCCGCTCCTACACCTTTCACTCCAACCGTCACTTCCAGGCACTGCAGCACTACTACACTGAGAGCAGCTGTGAAGACCCGGCCTACTCCCTGATGATCAGAGGCAAGATCCGTCTGCTCCAGGCCTCCTGGATCACCCGTGGGGCCACCGAGGCGCAGCACCACCTCAGCAGAGTGGGGATTGTGGTTCACAGCGTGGCGGCCAAGCAGAGGCTGGCCTCCAGGCTGCCTCCAACCTGCGTGAGCCCGAACCTCAATGAAGCGGTGCCGGGAAAGCTGTTTGAGCTGTACAACACCCGCGCAGGCAGGGCGTGTCTGACAGCCATGGGCTTCTCTGTGGCGGAGATGGGTCTGGTACGAGTGGAAACGCAGCATCACAGCCGTGGAGGGAAGGTTCAGGAGCTGTTTTTAGGGGATATTCACACAGACTGGGCCCAAAGAATCCAACACAGACCCACAGGGTACCAGCAGCCTCTGCAGAACGCCATG CATCACATCCATCCCTGCCCTGTGTGTGCCCTGGTGTACCGATCCTCAGAGCAGCGCCCCCCTGTGTTGCCCCGGGGTCCTGCAGTTCCTCTGTCTCTGGCAGGCCACTGGGTCAGCCTGCGCTGTGAAACCCGACCCAACGTCCTTTTCCTCACCAGAGACTTCACCTTTAACCCAAGTCAGCACGCCTGGGAAGGCATCTACCATCACTACTTGGACTCCGCCTGCTCACAGCCCACGTTCACCCTGAGAGCCTGGGGGCACTACGCTCAGGGAAACCCCTCATCCAAACTTTCAGGAGCCTCTGAGTTTGTCTTCAAGGTAACGCAGGTGAGAGTCACGGCCATGGACGAGTCCACTGCCAAGCTGCTGAACAGCACAAGACCGGGAAAGTGTGGACGAGCGGGAGACTGGAGGGTCGGTGTGGAGCAGGACTTGAGCCCCACAAACGGATGTCCGATGCTGGGCATCAAGCTGCCGCATAAGGAGTATGAGCTCTTCAAGATGGAGCTGGACCACAGGAAACGCCCGCTGTTATTCACAGGAGAGAGACCGACTGACGGGTCCAGTCCAGATCGACCATTAAGTCGGCCCACCTCCTTTCAGGCTCCCATGGTACTTTGCAACGGGGGGGAGACACACTCCTCTTTCTCAACCGTTAATAGCAGGCAATTACAGTTAGCCAGTGGGACAGCAGGTCTGGAGAACCTGGTGTTACTGGTGTTTGGATCAGCACTGTGCAGCTGGCTTGTTGTTTACTAG